A window of Balearica regulorum gibbericeps isolate bBalReg1 chromosome Z, bBalReg1.pri, whole genome shotgun sequence contains these coding sequences:
- the SRP19 gene encoding signal recognition particle 19 kDa protein: MAAAATSPADKERFICIYPAYLNNKKTIAEGRRIPIDKAVENPTSTEIQDVCAAVGFNVLLEKNKMYPREWNRDVQYRGRVRIQLKQDDGNPCLPQFPTRKSVMLYAAETIPKLKTRTQKMGGSDQSLQQGEGGKKGKGKKKK, encoded by the exons ATGGCCGCTGCCGCCACGTCTCCTGCTGATAAGGAGAG attCATCTGCATTTATCCAGCATATTTGAATAACAAGAAGACAAtagcagaaggaagaaggataCCTATAGACAAA GCTGTTGAAAATCCTACATCTACAGAAATCCAAGATGTATGTGCAGCTGTGGGATTCAATGTGCTGTTAGAG aaaaataagatgtatCCTAGGGAGTGGAACAGAGATGTGCAGTACAGAGGTAGAGTACGAATACAGCTCAAACAAGATGATGGCAACCCATGTTTACCTCAGTTTCCAACAC gTAAATCAGTGATGCTCTATGCTGCAGAAACCATTcccaaactgaaaacaagaacCCAAAAGATGGGAGGTAGTGATCAAAGTCTTCAGCAAGGAGAGGGAGGCAAGAAAggtaaagggaagaaaaagaaatga